In Pollutimonas sp. M17, a single genomic region encodes these proteins:
- a CDS encoding methyl-accepting chemotaxis protein, which produces MMETTTRVRSEGASTGGGWLARRSLAIKLFLATSAVTVIVMAAIAAVMAWQSRNTAVETVEREMTSALHGVHQSLQLVFASASDRGRQLIPVLQRELGGIPVLDGNTTDTDEGGAVPLLVVEDHIVNGDVDTLMRINENTGADPAVIVRSGDKWVRAATLLRDAQGNVRLGSAIEPNDLLARTLDGGQPYSGVVQRNGKWYAMSIQPLKDESGTVYGGFSVRVDVDEQVGNLLDWISKVRVADHGVLGVLRRSADGKDWVRVAGANGKAGAPLSTEMPAADVAALEALYKNDSGFAQVELGDGQAAGSRFVAWDTVPGWDWLMYGMGDRGEFLMQSHIYLAYQMGLMLIGTLLISLLVGWLAARTLRPVRQVIDGMEKLGQGDLTVRIPQVPPHSKNEVHVLFNNVRRTQQSLSRTIAAVRAGVDEINIGSTEIAAGNTDLSSRTEEQAASLQQTAASMEELAATVKQNTEHARQANTLATNASAVAQRGEQAVTDVVHTMQRISGSSGKIGEIVGVIDSIAFQTNILALNAAVEAARAGEQGRGFAVVASEVRSLAQRSAEAAKEIKKLIEASISEVADGARQVEGAGDTMQELLASVQRVTEIMKEISAASEEQSTGIDQVNLAVAQMDEVTQQNAALVEQAAAAAGSLQDQARQLADAVSVFKIPDNPGVVLDMQEAGRNTLATPPESQPESPAADMLQGPTLRLA; this is translated from the coding sequence ATGATGGAGACAACAACACGCGTTCGTTCCGAAGGCGCGTCGACGGGCGGTGGGTGGCTTGCGCGGCGTTCCCTGGCAATCAAGCTGTTTCTGGCCACGTCGGCCGTAACCGTCATCGTCATGGCCGCCATCGCGGCCGTCATGGCCTGGCAAAGCCGCAATACGGCTGTCGAAACCGTAGAGCGCGAAATGACCTCCGCCCTGCATGGCGTGCACCAATCCCTGCAACTGGTCTTCGCCAGCGCCAGCGACCGGGGCCGGCAGCTGATACCCGTCCTGCAGCGCGAACTGGGCGGCATCCCGGTGCTGGACGGCAACACGACCGACACCGACGAAGGCGGGGCCGTGCCGCTGCTGGTGGTCGAGGACCACATCGTCAACGGCGACGTCGACACCTTGATGCGCATCAACGAAAACACCGGCGCCGATCCCGCCGTCATCGTGCGGTCCGGCGATAAATGGGTGCGCGCGGCGACCTTGTTGCGCGATGCGCAGGGTAATGTGCGGCTGGGCAGCGCGATCGAGCCCAACGACCTGCTGGCCAGGACCCTGGACGGCGGCCAGCCCTATAGCGGCGTGGTCCAGCGCAATGGGAAATGGTATGCCATGAGCATCCAGCCGCTCAAGGACGAGTCCGGCACCGTCTACGGCGGCTTTTCCGTGCGTGTCGACGTCGACGAGCAGGTCGGCAATCTGCTGGACTGGATATCCAAGGTCAGGGTGGCCGACCATGGCGTTCTGGGCGTGCTGCGACGCAGCGCCGACGGCAAGGACTGGGTTCGGGTCGCGGGCGCCAACGGCAAGGCCGGCGCTCCGCTCAGCACCGAAATGCCGGCGGCCGACGTCGCCGCCCTGGAAGCCCTGTACAAGAACGACAGCGGCTTCGCCCAGGTCGAGCTGGGCGACGGACAGGCGGCCGGCTCTCGATTCGTGGCCTGGGATACGGTCCCGGGTTGGGACTGGCTGATGTACGGCATGGGCGATCGTGGCGAGTTCCTGATGCAAAGTCACATCTATCTGGCGTACCAGATGGGGCTGATGCTGATCGGAACCTTGCTGATCTCCTTGCTGGTGGGCTGGCTGGCGGCCAGGACCCTGCGCCCCGTCCGGCAGGTCATCGATGGCATGGAAAAGCTCGGCCAGGGCGACCTGACCGTCCGCATTCCGCAGGTGCCGCCGCACAGCAAGAACGAAGTCCATGTGCTGTTCAACAACGTCCGGCGAACGCAGCAGTCTCTGTCGCGCACCATCGCCGCCGTGCGTGCCGGCGTCGATGAAATCAATATCGGTTCCACCGAGATCGCCGCCGGCAACACCGACCTGTCCAGCCGCACCGAAGAGCAGGCGGCGTCGCTGCAGCAAACCGCCGCCAGCATGGAAGAACTGGCCGCAACGGTCAAGCAGAATACCGAGCACGCGCGTCAGGCCAACACGCTGGCCACCAACGCGTCGGCGGTCGCCCAGCGCGGCGAACAAGCCGTTACCGACGTGGTGCACACCATGCAGCGCATTTCGGGCAGTTCCGGCAAGATCGGCGAGATCGTCGGCGTGATCGACAGCATCGCTTTCCAGACCAACATCCTGGCCTTGAATGCCGCCGTCGAGGCGGCGCGGGCCGGCGAACAGGGACGCGGCTTCGCCGTGGTGGCGTCCGAAGTGCGCTCGCTGGCGCAGCGCAGCGCTGAAGCAGCCAAGGAAATCAAGAAGCTTATCGAAGCATCGATCTCCGAGGTGGCCGACGGCGCCAGGCAGGTGGAAGGCGCGGGCGACACCATGCAGGAATTGCTTGCCTCGGTGCAGCGCGTGACCGAAATCATGAAAGAAATCTCGGCCGCCTCCGAAGAGCAGTCCACCGGCATCGACCAGGTCAATCTGGCTGTGGCGCAAATGGACGAGGTCACCCAGCAGAACGCCGCGCTGGTCGAACAGGCCGCCGCCGCGGCGGGCTCACTGCAGGATCAGGCCCGGCAACTGGCCGACGCGGTGTCGGTCTTCAAGATACCCGACAATCCCGGCGTCGTGCTCGACATGCAAGAGGCCGGGCGGAACACGCTGGCTACTCCGCCTGAGTCCCAGCCCGAATCGCCCGCGGCCGATATGCTTCAGGGGCCGACCTTGCGCCTGGCCTGA
- a CDS encoding DUF4168 domain-containing protein has product MHKRITIAISAGLLALSGAAMAQQQQTPAPGPNAPMTVPTPDYSDAQLERFVSASQKVAMISQEYTPKLQATQGEAEKKKVFEEADGKMVKAVHDEGMTVDQFNGINQALQQDPKLVQRVQKMVE; this is encoded by the coding sequence ATGCATAAACGCATCACCATCGCCATTTCAGCAGGATTGCTTGCGCTAAGCGGAGCCGCCATGGCGCAACAGCAACAGACCCCCGCGCCGGGCCCCAATGCGCCCATGACCGTGCCGACCCCCGACTATTCCGATGCGCAGCTGGAACGCTTCGTCAGCGCCTCGCAGAAGGTCGCGATGATTTCCCAGGAATACACGCCCAAGCTGCAGGCCACGCAGGGCGAGGCAGAAAAGAAGAAAGTATTTGAAGAGGCCGACGGGAAAATGGTCAAGGCCGTGCATGACGAAGGCATGACCGTCGATCAGTTCAACGGCATCAACCAGGCGCTGCAACAGGATCCCAAGCTGGTGCAGCGCGTTCAGAAAATGGTCGAATAG
- a CDS encoding YkgJ family cysteine cluster protein — protein sequence MKALRRQGAANDGAASNPCLSCGACCAHFRVSFYCGEIAGESGGTVPPELVSQVSPLRGCMKGTEYGGQRCIALRGELGQEGIHCAIYEQRPSPCREFPAWMEDGSPNPDCQRLRKAIGLPPLPHRSDDDGDQNPTNTPPRRGDVAA from the coding sequence GTGAAGGCCTTGCGGCGGCAAGGAGCGGCCAACGATGGCGCCGCGTCCAACCCCTGTCTCAGCTGTGGCGCCTGCTGCGCGCACTTTCGCGTTTCCTTCTATTGCGGCGAAATCGCCGGCGAGAGCGGCGGCACCGTGCCGCCCGAACTGGTCAGCCAGGTCAGCCCGCTGCGCGGCTGCATGAAGGGCACCGAATACGGCGGGCAACGCTGCATTGCGCTGCGCGGGGAACTGGGCCAGGAAGGCATCCACTGCGCCATCTACGAACAGCGCCCATCGCCCTGCCGCGAGTTCCCCGCCTGGATGGAAGACGGCTCGCCCAATCCGGATTGCCAACGGCTGCGCAAGGCCATAGGCCTGCCGCCCCTGCCGCATCGCTCGGACGACGACGGCGACCAGAACCCCACCAACACGCCACCCCGCCGCGGCGACGTGGCGGCATAG